One window of the Acaryochloris sp. CCMEE 5410 genome contains the following:
- a CDS encoding peroxiredoxin-like family protein, with translation MSLATELQAVTENVRQQAPENVFTTMEAATAKLAATGITDQALQTGQTMPDFELPDATGKSVSSSELRAKGLLLISFYRGNWCPYCNLELQALQARLDDITALGATLVAISPESPDQSLTTQEKFDLKFPVLTDTGNQVARQFGLVFTLDESLRPIYNNFGIDITTHNGDQSFELPIPATYLVAADGTVLNRFVDVDYRERLAPETALAWLQAAQ, from the coding sequence ATGTCCCTCGCCACAGAATTACAAGCCGTTACGGAAAACGTTCGCCAACAGGCCCCAGAAAACGTTTTTACCACCATGGAAGCCGCCACCGCTAAACTCGCCGCCACCGGGATTACAGACCAAGCCTTACAAACCGGACAAACTATGCCCGATTTTGAATTGCCGGATGCCACGGGCAAATCAGTTAGCAGCAGTGAGTTACGAGCGAAAGGTCTGCTGCTGATTTCCTTCTATCGGGGTAACTGGTGTCCCTACTGCAATCTAGAGTTACAGGCCCTACAAGCTCGATTGGACGATATCACGGCTTTAGGGGCAACGCTAGTAGCGATTTCACCAGAGTCCCCGGATCAATCCCTCACCACCCAAGAGAAATTTGATCTGAAGTTTCCAGTGCTAACCGATACCGGGAACCAAGTTGCACGCCAATTTGGGCTCGTCTTTACCCTCGACGAAAGTCTGCGCCCCATTTATAACAATTTTGGAATTGATATCACCACTCACAATGGCGATCAGAGTTTTGAATTGCCCATCCCCGCCACCTATCTGGTCGCCGCTGATGGCACCGTCTTAAACCGCTTTGTTGATGTTGACTATCGGGAACGGTTAGCCCCAGAAACTGCCTTGGCTTGGTTACAAGCAGCCCAGTAA
- a CDS encoding nuclear transport factor 2 family protein, translating into MLSNDPKNTVLAATTAASQQWQAAFNAGNAALCAAQYEPTATMHARPFGTFTGTTEIQAFWQKLIADGFSDVEYLDPTIEVMDATSAVLTAGWKMNNAQGVIHKELWVLQADGTAKLREDDFEAMS; encoded by the coding sequence ATGTTGAGTAACGACCCAAAAAATACCGTACTAGCGGCAACGACTGCAGCGAGTCAACAATGGCAAGCTGCGTTTAATGCAGGCAATGCAGCCCTGTGTGCAGCCCAATATGAGCCTACCGCGACGATGCATGCGAGGCCCTTTGGCACCTTTACCGGAACAACTGAAATTCAAGCCTTTTGGCAAAAACTGATAGCCGATGGATTCTCGGATGTTGAATATCTAGACCCCACCATTGAGGTGATGGATGCCACTAGCGCCGTTCTGACCGCTGGCTGGAAAATGAATAACGCCCAGGGGGTGATCCACAAAGAGCTTTGGGTTCTTCAGGCCGATGGTACCGCTAAGCTCCGAGAAGATGACTTCGAAGCGATGAGCTAG
- a CDS encoding P-II family nitrogen regulator, translating to MAKPAKKLVIVTEKLLLKKIAQIIDEAGATGYTVVDAGGKGSRNVRSSGQPSVSDTFSNIKIEVLTETREMAIQISDEVAAQFFDDYSGIAYLCDAEVLSAHQFCGPDGC from the coding sequence ATGGCCAAGCCAGCTAAGAAGCTCGTTATCGTCACGGAAAAATTGTTACTGAAAAAGATCGCTCAGATTATTGATGAAGCTGGTGCGACTGGTTATACAGTGGTTGACGCCGGTGGTAAAGGCAGTCGCAATGTGCGCTCGTCGGGACAACCCAGCGTCTCGGACACCTTCTCGAATATAAAAATCGAGGTGCTGACCGAAACGCGGGAGATGGCCATCCAGATTTCGGATGAGGTAGCAGCACAGTTTTTTGATGATTATTCTGGCATCGCCTATCTATGTGATGCGGAGGTATTGAGCGCCCACCAGTTCTGTGGGCCAGACGGGTGTTGA
- a CDS encoding sodium-dependent bicarbonate transport family permease gives MEFLTNFMTLFLSKLQSPTLGFLIGGMVVAAVHSRLQIPDAIYKFIVFMLLIKVGLSGGIAIRNANLAEMLLPAVFAMIVGILIVFIGRYTLAKMPNVKTVDAIATAGLFGAVSGSTLAAALTLLETEGITYEPWAAALYPFMDIPALVTAIVLASVYLSKQRDFADEPLSKQEYLGSQGGTAVEYRRKQRSTARKRVKIWPIIKDSLQGSALSALLLGLVLGILTRPESVYESFFNPLFRGLLSILMLVMGMEATARISELRKVGQWYALYAFVGPLVHGLIAFGLGWIAHIITGFSPGGCVILAVIASSSSDISGPPTLRAGIPSANPSAYIGSSTAVGTPVALALGIPLYIGLAQALMGGS, from the coding sequence GTGGAATTTTTGACCAATTTTATGACGCTCTTCCTTTCGAAGTTGCAGTCGCCAACCCTTGGCTTTCTGATCGGAGGTATGGTCGTTGCCGCTGTCCATAGCCGCCTACAAATTCCCGACGCGATCTACAAGTTCATCGTCTTTATGCTGCTGATCAAAGTCGGTCTGAGCGGTGGGATTGCCATTCGCAATGCCAATCTAGCGGAAATGCTGTTGCCTGCAGTGTTCGCCATGATAGTGGGGATCCTGATCGTGTTTATCGGGCGCTATACCTTAGCGAAGATGCCAAACGTCAAAACCGTTGACGCCATTGCCACCGCAGGTTTGTTCGGTGCCGTCAGTGGCTCTACCCTCGCCGCCGCCCTGACGTTACTGGAAACAGAAGGTATCACCTATGAACCCTGGGCCGCCGCCCTCTATCCTTTTATGGATATCCCAGCTTTAGTGACGGCGATCGTCTTGGCGAGTGTTTATCTCAGCAAGCAGCGTGATTTCGCAGATGAGCCCCTCAGCAAGCAGGAGTATCTCGGTAGCCAGGGCGGTACCGCTGTCGAGTATCGTCGTAAGCAACGCAGCACCGCCCGCAAGCGGGTTAAGATATGGCCCATCATTAAGGATAGCCTTCAAGGCTCTGCCCTATCAGCCCTTCTGCTCGGTCTTGTTCTGGGTATACTCACACGGCCAGAAAGTGTGTATGAGAGTTTCTTTAACCCCCTCTTTCGCGGCCTACTTTCGATCCTAATGTTGGTTATGGGGATGGAGGCAACGGCCAGAATTAGCGAGCTGCGTAAGGTAGGCCAGTGGTATGCCCTATATGCCTTTGTGGGGCCGCTTGTCCATGGGTTGATTGCTTTTGGACTCGGCTGGATTGCCCATATCATCACAGGATTTAGCCCCGGTGGCTGCGTGATTCTAGCCGTTATCGCGTCTTCCAGTTCAGATATCTCAGGGCCGCCCACGTTACGAGCGGGTATCCCGTCAGCGAATCCTTCCGCTTATATCGGTTCGTCCACTGCCGTCGGCACACCGGTGGCACTGGCTTTAGGAATCCCCCTCTACATCGGACTTGCCCAAGCGTTGATGGGGGGTAGCTGA
- a CDS encoding cytochrome P450: MSDVLVLETEQTPPTGTQLPPRQPKWTDTFAYIANPDQFCRHNLKEHGPIFRTSVFGGTTIFVGSSRAVQMALNGDLRYTEIGLPQTTMTMFGEYSLFQRPDLHRQRKSALRAGLAGQAIQDYIPKINDVIIQRLQTWPTQGEIALFPAVEQICFDVLVPLLLGVELDDGYFQGLPIPSKAELKQVYKTFFDGFYGLLPWRSSFTAFGRGLQARTRLIKFMQAVIHRRQSEANLDPTADFLSMMLVSQQTDPESVFSSTLIENQCLLQLWASHYEISGLVSSWIYQLGRHPEHFAHLRREQATIQAQSAQPLTSEQLKTASFLDATLQETLRTLPPSSTANRRLTESVVLDGVLYKKGWTLIAEPRIAHILPEHFPQPDAFQPSRFLENANARDKYAYIPFGGGVHACLGAQLAMTIAKIFGSHLLRQFEWQVQGTAPFVQFPLKKIKDSYPMQIARLQQP, translated from the coding sequence ATGAGTGACGTGTTGGTGCTAGAGACCGAGCAAACTCCCCCAACTGGAACCCAGCTTCCTCCTCGTCAACCGAAGTGGACGGATACCTTCGCTTACATTGCTAACCCCGATCAGTTTTGCCGCCACAATCTGAAAGAGCACGGTCCTATTTTTAGGACGAGCGTGTTTGGCGGCACCACTATTTTTGTCGGCTCATCACGGGCAGTACAAATGGCCCTCAATGGTGACCTCCGCTATACCGAAATTGGTCTGCCCCAAACCACCATGACCATGTTTGGGGAATATAGTTTGTTTCAGCGCCCCGACCTGCATCGACAACGGAAGAGTGCACTCCGGGCGGGCTTAGCTGGACAAGCGATCCAGGACTATATACCCAAAATCAATGACGTGATTATTCAACGCCTTCAAACATGGCCTACCCAAGGTGAAATTGCACTATTCCCAGCCGTAGAGCAGATCTGCTTTGATGTCTTGGTTCCCCTCTTGCTGGGTGTTGAGTTAGACGATGGGTACTTTCAGGGGCTACCCATTCCATCCAAAGCGGAACTCAAACAAGTCTACAAAACCTTTTTTGATGGATTTTACGGCCTCTTACCCTGGCGTTCCTCCTTTACGGCCTTTGGCCGAGGTCTACAAGCCCGTACCCGCCTGATCAAATTTATGCAGGCCGTTATCCATCGACGCCAATCGGAGGCCAATCTAGATCCCACTGCCGACTTCTTGTCCATGATGTTGGTGAGTCAGCAAACGGATCCAGAGAGCGTCTTTAGCAGCACCTTGATCGAAAATCAATGTTTATTACAGTTGTGGGCTTCCCACTATGAAATCAGTGGATTGGTCTCATCCTGGATATACCAACTAGGTCGTCATCCTGAGCATTTTGCCCACCTCCGTAGGGAACAGGCCACGATACAAGCGCAATCAGCACAACCCCTTACAAGCGAGCAACTTAAAACGGCCTCTTTTCTAGACGCCACCCTTCAAGAAACCCTCCGCACCCTTCCTCCCTCTTCCACCGCAAACCGCCGCCTGACTGAATCTGTGGTGTTAGACGGTGTGCTCTATAAAAAAGGATGGACGTTAATTGCAGAGCCACGCATTGCCCATATCCTGCCCGAGCATTTTCCTCAACCAGATGCCTTCCAGCCCAGCCGATTTCTGGAGAATGCCAACGCCCGAGACAAATATGCTTACATTCCCTTTGGCGGCGGGGTTCATGCTTGTTTAGGTGCGCAGTTAGCCATGACCATCGCCAAGATTTTCGGCAGCCATCTGCTTCGCCAGTTTGAATGGCAGGTGCAGGGTACAGCTCCCTTTGTGCAATTTCCGTTGAAGAAGATCAAAGATAGCTATCCTATGCAGATCGCTCGACTGCAGCAGCCCTAA
- a CDS encoding DMT family transporter — translation MPPLSFSAINPKLALVISRALAALRPSLIAFLVANAMLLSGGTQTPISFCNVLFVGNLCAALAVGTWFGWRSLIQDWRSLDRRIQVGLFLNGGLAALLSSLIFVGLADTSVTNAVLLGRLGPVIYALVGTLILGRKIKRFEWIGFSLIIAGVLAIVLKTSNFEINQGDLLILLSALVYAASSTLGKLMLSQQTNLRIVVFSRNLISAIIFFVIANLVFGPGHFMDVLAGQLWIVMVVYALIIIVLAQFLWYSALEQLNAQTVGKWTALSPVFGVTYAFVLNGERPSLAQVLAFLVIMAGICITSFNRQSSRPMETNEMADGAESCMSTS, via the coding sequence ATGCCCCCACTGTCCTTCTCGGCGATTAATCCCAAACTTGCGTTAGTGATCTCCAGAGCCTTGGCGGCGTTGCGGCCTTCTCTGATTGCTTTTTTGGTTGCCAATGCCATGTTGCTGAGTGGCGGCACCCAAACGCCCATCTCTTTTTGTAATGTCTTATTTGTGGGCAATTTATGCGCAGCCCTAGCCGTAGGGACCTGGTTTGGCTGGCGCTCTTTGATCCAAGATTGGCGGAGCCTGGATCGACGCATTCAGGTGGGACTGTTTTTGAACGGTGGTTTAGCTGCCCTCCTTTCTTCTTTGATTTTTGTGGGATTGGCCGATACGTCCGTGACGAATGCGGTGTTGTTGGGACGTCTTGGCCCTGTCATCTATGCCTTGGTGGGCACCCTGATTTTAGGCCGTAAAATCAAGCGATTTGAATGGATTGGGTTTTCCTTGATTATTGCGGGGGTATTGGCGATTGTGCTCAAGACCAGCAATTTTGAGATTAATCAGGGCGATCTATTGATTCTGCTCTCGGCTTTGGTCTATGCGGCCAGCTCCACCTTGGGGAAGCTGATGCTGTCTCAGCAGACGAATCTGCGCATTGTGGTGTTTAGCCGTAATCTTATTTCGGCCATTATCTTCTTTGTTATTGCTAATTTGGTGTTTGGCCCAGGGCATTTTATGGATGTGCTGGCAGGGCAACTGTGGATAGTGATGGTGGTCTATGCCCTGATCATTATTGTCTTGGCCCAATTTCTTTGGTATTCAGCCCTAGAGCAGTTGAATGCGCAAACGGTAGGGAAATGGACGGCGTTGTCTCCAGTATTTGGGGTGACCTATGCCTTTGTGCTGAATGGTGAGCGGCCTTCCCTGGCTCAAGTTTTAGCGTTTCTGGTGATTATGGCGGGGATTTGTATAACGAGCTTTAATCGGCAGTCTTCTCGACCAATGGAAACCAATGAGATGGCCGATGGGGCTGAAAGCTGTATGTCTACGTCTTAG
- a CDS encoding Rieske 2Fe-2S domain-containing protein — protein sequence MGVAYKAVQWNRQKFVYDIILLTTVVFYLFFFEGISLHFSSDLDIKGIWIRAFGSAAFILLHVILSIGPLSRLSPKFLPLLYNRRHMGVTMFILALLHARDALAWYHDFGNLEPIVSLFVSNTHYADFIRFPFEALGGVALVILFLMAATSHDFWLTNLTAPVWKALHMGVYLAYGLLVGHVVLGALETNTHPLLTLAVGVGFVWIVGIHLITALREAQKDGAPLFGPPAQPKVDADGFVHVGSVQDIPENRAKIAVVAGERVAIFKYEGKISAISNVCQHQNGPLGEGKIVDGCITCPWHGYQYLPESGISPPPFTEKIPTFNVKLQGDQILVSAKPNLPGTPVVPAVIGQV from the coding sequence GTGGGCGTTGCATATAAAGCGGTTCAGTGGAATCGGCAAAAGTTTGTTTACGACATTATTTTGCTGACCACGGTCGTTTTCTATCTCTTTTTCTTTGAGGGTATTAGCCTTCACTTTAGTAGTGATCTAGATATTAAAGGGATTTGGATTAGGGCCTTTGGCTCTGCCGCCTTTATCCTCCTTCATGTCATTCTGTCTATTGGCCCCCTCAGCCGCCTGAGCCCCAAGTTTTTGCCCCTCCTCTACAATCGGCGGCATATGGGCGTCACCATGTTTATTCTGGCTCTACTCCATGCTCGGGATGCTTTGGCCTGGTATCACGACTTTGGCAACCTAGAACCTATTGTTAGCTTGTTTGTCAGCAATACTCACTATGCTGATTTTATCCGTTTTCCCTTTGAAGCCCTGGGGGGTGTGGCCCTGGTTATCTTGTTCTTGATGGCGGCGACCAGTCATGATTTTTGGCTCACTAACCTAACCGCGCCCGTATGGAAAGCCCTACATATGGGAGTCTACTTAGCCTATGGCTTATTAGTGGGGCATGTGGTGTTAGGGGCCTTAGAAACCAATACTCATCCCTTACTCACCCTGGCTGTTGGCGTTGGCTTTGTGTGGATTGTGGGGATTCACCTGATCACTGCCCTGCGAGAAGCGCAAAAAGATGGCGCACCGCTGTTTGGACCCCCGGCCCAGCCCAAAGTGGATGCGGATGGCTTTGTCCATGTTGGCAGTGTGCAAGACATTCCTGAGAATCGCGCCAAAATTGCGGTCGTTGCTGGGGAGCGGGTGGCCATCTTTAAATATGAAGGCAAAATCTCGGCTATTTCCAATGTGTGCCAGCATCAAAATGGCCCGTTAGGAGAAGGTAAGATTGTCGATGGCTGTATCACATGTCCTTGGCACGGCTATCAATATTTGCCAGAGAGCGGAATTTCTCCACCACCCTTTACGGAAAAAATCCCTACGTTTAATGTCAAACTCCAGGGCGATCAGATTCTAGTCAGCGCCAAACCTAATCTTCCTGGAACCCCTGTTGTCCCTGCTGTTATTGGCCAAGTGTAG
- a CDS encoding alpha-ketoglutarate-dependent dioxygenase AlkB, with product MPDAEVLFYPCLFNAADCEQMFAALEAEIAWRQDSATIFGRHHLLPRLTAWYGDLGKTYRYSGISMEPLPWTPTLRQIKLAIETVAEVEFNSVLLNFYRHGQDSMGWHSDDEPELGLNPVIGSVSLGGCRRFLLRHKGNKSIPKVELNLTNGSLLLMQGPTQHFWQHQVPKTKRPVDPRINLTFRVIQ from the coding sequence ATGCCTGATGCAGAGGTATTGTTTTACCCCTGTCTGTTTAACGCTGCAGACTGTGAGCAGATGTTTGCTGCCCTTGAAGCAGAAATTGCTTGGCGACAAGATTCAGCAACCATCTTTGGACGTCATCACCTGTTGCCCCGACTAACGGCCTGGTATGGCGATCTAGGCAAAACCTATCGTTATTCCGGTATCTCCATGGAGCCATTACCCTGGACACCGACGTTACGCCAGATCAAGTTAGCCATTGAGACGGTTGCTGAGGTGGAATTCAATAGTGTGTTGTTGAATTTCTACCGTCATGGTCAAGACAGCATGGGCTGGCATAGCGATGATGAACCTGAATTGGGACTTAATCCGGTCATTGGTTCTGTGAGCTTGGGAGGCTGCCGTCGCTTTTTACTAAGGCATAAAGGGAATAAATCAATACCCAAGGTAGAACTCAATCTGACTAACGGTAGCTTGCTGCTGATGCAAGGCCCCACCCAGCATTTCTGGCAACATCAGGTACCCAAAACTAAACGCCCCGTTGATCCAAGAATTAACCTCACTTTTCGAGTCATTCAGTAA
- a CDS encoding DMT family transporter has product MFHPRGLTLTVLAMLAFAGNSILCRLALRETPIDAATFTSIRLISGAIILGLITQIKGRSLKAEGSWPSALTLFIYASGFSFAYIQLAAGTGALLLFGAVQITMIGYGFWTGERLSKQQIAGFMMALVGLVGFLLPGLSAPPFQSSALMIAAGIAWGIYSLRGKSASNPMGMTAGNFLRAVPFTVGLSLSMISETSLTLAGYLYAVAAGAVTSGLGYTIWYTALKDLTATSAATVQLSVPVIAATGGILFLGENLTLRLMVASCAILGGIALAILEKPKISET; this is encoded by the coding sequence ATGTTTCATCCACGGGGTTTGACCCTGACGGTATTGGCCATGCTTGCTTTTGCTGGGAATTCTATCCTATGTCGGTTAGCGCTCAGAGAAACGCCCATTGATGCAGCAACCTTTACATCAATTCGGCTCATCTCCGGTGCGATTATCCTGGGATTGATCACACAAATAAAGGGTAGAAGCCTTAAAGCAGAAGGCAGTTGGCCCTCTGCTTTAACACTTTTTATCTATGCATCAGGCTTTTCGTTTGCTTATATCCAGCTAGCTGCCGGTACGGGGGCGTTACTGCTTTTTGGGGCAGTACAGATCACCATGATCGGGTACGGATTTTGGACTGGAGAACGCTTAAGCAAGCAGCAAATTGCTGGTTTTATGATGGCGCTGGTGGGTCTAGTGGGGTTTCTATTACCGGGTCTCTCGGCTCCCCCGTTCCAAAGTTCTGCCCTGATGATCGCTGCGGGCATTGCCTGGGGGATTTATTCCTTACGCGGTAAATCAGCTAGCAACCCTATGGGAATGACGGCTGGCAACTTTTTAAGAGCAGTCCCATTTACTGTGGGACTGAGTCTATCGATGATTTCCGAAACGTCGTTAACCTTGGCAGGCTATCTATACGCAGTCGCTGCGGGTGCCGTCACTTCAGGCCTGGGATATACCATTTGGTACACGGCCTTAAAAGATTTGACGGCAACGTCTGCAGCAACAGTCCAACTTAGTGTTCCCGTCATTGCCGCTACAGGAGGGATTCTTTTTCTCGGTGAAAATCTAACCCTGCGCCTCATGGTCGCTTCCTGTGCCATTCTGGGAGGTATTGCACTGGCCATCTTGGAGAAACCTAAAATCTCAGAAACTTAA
- the ung gene encoding uracil-DNA glycosylase has product MTTEATPTPSSTIKLEPSWKVVLEDVFATPYMQELKQFLKAEKAAGKTIYPRGSLMFNAMDSTPFDRVKVVILGQDPYHGPRQAHGLCFSVPEGVAPPPSLVNIFKEIEQDLGIKPPRHGCLQSWADQGVLLLNSVLTVEQHKAASHRGKGWEQFTDAIISALNQQREHLVFLLWGSYAQQKGKIIDRRRHLVLTSPHPSPLSAHRGFFGNQHFSKANAYLQKNSIEPISWSL; this is encoded by the coding sequence ATGACCACAGAAGCCACCCCCACTCCTAGCAGCACGATTAAACTTGAACCCAGCTGGAAAGTAGTGCTGGAGGATGTCTTTGCCACGCCCTATATGCAGGAGTTGAAACAGTTTCTCAAGGCGGAGAAGGCGGCTGGCAAAACGATTTATCCCCGTGGCTCACTAATGTTCAATGCCATGGACAGCACCCCCTTTGACCGAGTCAAAGTCGTGATTCTTGGCCAAGACCCTTATCACGGTCCCAGGCAGGCTCATGGTTTATGCTTTTCTGTTCCAGAAGGCGTTGCGCCACCCCCTTCTCTGGTTAATATTTTCAAAGAAATTGAACAGGACCTGGGCATTAAACCCCCTAGACACGGCTGCCTGCAAAGTTGGGCAGACCAAGGTGTGTTACTACTCAACAGTGTCCTCACCGTGGAACAGCATAAAGCTGCTTCGCATCGGGGCAAAGGCTGGGAGCAATTTACCGATGCCATTATCAGTGCCTTAAACCAGCAACGCGAACATCTCGTATTTCTGCTGTGGGGTAGCTATGCCCAGCAAAAAGGAAAAATTATTGATCGCAGACGACATCTAGTGCTGACCTCGCCTCACCCATCCCCTCTATCCGCCCATCGGGGGTTCTTTGGCAACCAGCATTTTTCTAAAGCCAATGCGTATTTGCAGAAAAACAGCATTGAGCCCATTTCCTGGTCTCTATAG
- a CDS encoding type II toxin-antitoxin system Phd/YefM family antitoxin, producing the protein MMNITVDEIQRDPLKYLQQVEAGETIVITRWNQPIAELKPISNQELRPFGLCAGEFTVPDDFDAPLPEDLY; encoded by the coding sequence ATCATGAATATCACTGTTGATGAAATCCAACGAGATCCACTTAAGTACTTACAGCAAGTAGAAGCAGGAGAAACGATTGTGATTACTCGTTGGAATCAACCCATTGCTGAGCTTAAACCAATTAGTAACCAAGAATTGCGACCCTTTGGTTTATGTGCAGGTGAGTTTACCGTCCCTGATGATTTTGACGCTCCTTTGCCAGAAGATCTTTATTGA